One Coregonus clupeaformis isolate EN_2021a unplaced genomic scaffold, ASM2061545v1 scaf2833, whole genome shotgun sequence genomic window carries:
- the LOC121560983 gene encoding uncharacterized protein LOC121560983: MGTSDRDLCQKQKYMLMVNEEQNSMREKRDEDKMNREQDGEKTPKVRAVGLKGQHEMSMSQSIRSQVKSHSPTNYDTVMAVGQDVAGDDRSFQSYPIIVHSQQHLVSPSLFSQDGNSHSQCPEIPFSTISLSECAALMDTCLFPPWPQGSKAFVVGEDTETGLAPAASNDRSTDCHSNESHIYFNKKTVFSANLNLATIRSKGFIRPHSPHQVDPWNLKPPDFSPKLYTSLSVPRRKNTKNTHQHLLSLASSETAFRVDRVTPNILLTEIDQNKKALPKFSTSYRPPGSLESKLMFVKTGKYPPVTYKNPKPHNFRPLADDMPNIVTAAERDPGHLNFKSQHLSIIRGTRSDTDIYSREPLGKMDTYKPTEPRWEARLTLPKLPWPSKSASYTRHRHRRGVYSAFMDRVEEKISSSWKTV; the protein is encoded by the exons ATGGGTACCTCTGACAGAGACTTGTGTCAGAAGCAGAAATATATGCTAATGGTTAATGAAGAGCAGAACAGCATGAGGGAAAAGAGAGACGAAGACAAGATGAATAGAGAGCAAGATGGAGAGAAAACCCCAAAAGTGAGAGCTGTGGGACTGAAAGGCCAACATGAGATGAGCATGAGTCAGAGCATTCGCAGCCAAGTGAAAAGTCATAGCCCAACTAACTATGACACAGTGATGGCAGTCGGACAGGACGTTGCAGGTGACGACAGGAGCTTTCAGAGCTACCCTATCATCGTTCACTCTCAGCAGCACCTGGTCAGTCCGTCTCTCTTCAGCCAAGACGGGAACTCTCACAGTCAATGTCCTGAGATACCCTTCAGCACCATATCCCTGTCAGAGTGTGCAGCCCTCATGGACACGTGTCTCTTCCCACCTTGGCCACAGGGGTCAAAGGCTTTTGTAGTTggagaagacacagagacaggcttGGCCCCTGCTGCCTCCAATGACAGGTCAACAGACTGCCATAGCAATGAGAGTCATA tttattttaataaaaagaCAGTATTTTCTGCCAACCTGAACTTGGCCACCATAAGAAGCAAAGGCTTTATCCGTCCTCATTCTCCACATCAGGTTGATCCATGGAACTTGAAGCCACCAGATTTCTCTCCTAAACTCTACACATCTCTGAGTGTCCCTCGAAGGAAGAACACAAAAAATACACACCAACATTTACTGTCACTTGCCTCCAGTGAGACAGCCTTCAGAGTGGACAGAGTTACCCCAAACATTCTACTTACCGAGATTGACCAGAATAAGAAAGCCTTGCCAAAGTTCAGTACATCATACAGACCTCCTGGCTCTTTAGAATCCAAGCTGATGTTCGTTAAAACAGGGAAATACCCTCCTGTGACCTACAAGAACCCTAAACCACATAACTTTAGACCG CTTGCTGATGACATGCCAAATATAGTTACTGCAGCTGAAAGGGATCCTGGTCACTTGAACTTCAAATCTCAGCACCTGAGTATAA TTAGGGGCACCAGATCGGACACAGACATTTACTCAAGGGAACCTTTGGGGAAGATGGACACCTATAAGCCAACAGAGCCCAGATGGGAGGCCAGGCTCACACTCCCTAAATTGCCATGGCCCTCAAAATCTGCCTCCTACACT AGACACAGGCACAGACGCGGAGTGTA